Proteins encoded by one window of Chanos chanos chromosome 7, fChaCha1.1, whole genome shotgun sequence:
- the LOC115817615 gene encoding NACHT, LRR and PYD domains-containing protein 6 → MDTIPKVLLDHLEELVKADLKSFKWHLTDGVLHGIAHIPRGKLENCDAQDTVDKMKQYYGAEDAGKIAVRVLREMKENNLAGKLQSKLTEMGVKFEDDAGAPSSTPPQAASTQGPQGSTQGPQGSTQGPQVSIRAETGGSVRAPVIHGGVFHGDVTFN, encoded by the exons ATGGACACCATCCCCAAAGTTCTCCTGGACCACCTGGAGGAGCTGGTCAAAGCTGATCTGAAGAGCTTTAAGTGGCACCTGACTGATGGAGTCCTCCACGGCATTGCCCACATTCCGAGGGGCAAACTGGAGAACTGTGATGCTCAGGACACTGTGGATAAGATGAAGCAGTACTACGGCGCAGAGGATGCTGGGAAAATTGCTGTGCGTGTtttgagagagatgaaagagaacaaTCTGGCTGGGAAATTGCAGAGTAAACTGACTGAAA tggGAGTAAAGTTTGAAGATGATGCTGGAGCTCCATCCTCTACCCCACCTCAGGCTGCCTCTACCCAAGGTCCTCAGGGGTCCACCCAAGGTCCTCAGGGGTCCACCCAAGGTCCTCAGGTGTCTATCCGAGCTGAAACAGGAGGCAGTGTGAGGGCTCCTGTGATCCACGGTGGAGTTTTTCATGGAGATGTCACTTTTAATTAA